In Vitis vinifera cultivar Pinot Noir 40024 chromosome 11, ASM3070453v1, a genomic segment contains:
- the LOC100266386 gene encoding respiratory burst oxidase homolog protein E isoform X1: MRTPSPGSSSKRSNYSRTYDFPEELVDSGDYAVGGAMLPIFLNDLRPNHRQDLVEVTLELEDDSIVLCSVTPTATANPSGDEAATGFLGRSLSATSKLCRKFSWLRSTSSRASSEAEDPTISARDARKITAKLQRTRSSAQQALKGLRFIRKTTGASDADELWKKVESRFKSLAKDGLLSREDFGECIGMVDSKEFAVGIFDALARRRRQKMGRITKEELRDFWLQISDQSFDARLQIFFDMADSNADGRITRKEVQELIMLSASANKLSKLKEQAAEYASLIMEELDPENLGYIELWQLETLLLQRDTYMNYSRELSTASTVAWSQNVSPFRPKNVMRRVSFTVRCVLIENWQRTWIILLWVMAMGGLFAWKLNQYRNRAAFQVMGYCLAAAKGAAETLKLNMALILLPVCRNMLTWLRSTRARLFIPFDDNINFHKIIACAIAIGVLVHAGTHLACDFPRLVNSSQEKFDLISSDFNHKKPTYRDLLGGVEGVTGISMVILMAISFTLATHRFRKNVVRLSAPFNRLTGFNAFWYSHHLLGVVYILLLVHGTFVFLVHQWYEKTTWMYISVPFLLYVAERSLRTCRSEHYSVKILKVSVLPGAVLSLIMSKPNGFKYKSGQYIFLQCPAISSFEWHPFTITSAPGDDHLSVHIRTVGDWTQELKRVFTESNNSRSVIGRAKFNQLGHIDQRGLPRLLVDGPYGAPAQDYLNYDVLLLVGLGIGATPFISILRDLLNNTRTEEQTDSTTDISRSEDSLNSFTSSNSTLGTLGGKKKSQRTTSAHFYWVTREHGSFDWFKGVMNEVAEMDLKGQIEMHNYLTSVYEEGDARSTLLTMVQAIKHAKHGVDILSGTRVRTHFARPNWKEVFTKIASKHPNATVGVFYCGMPVLAKDLKKLSQELTHKTSTRFEFHKEYF; the protein is encoded by the exons ATGAGGACGCCGTCGCCTGGAAGCAGTTCCAAGAGGTCGAATTATAGCCGCACGTACGATTTCCCGGAGGAACTGGTGGATTCCGGCGACTATGCCGTCGGGGGAGCAATGCTGCCTATCTTCCTCAACGACCTCAGACCAAACCACCGGCAAGATTTAGTTGAAGTGACATTGGAGCTGGAAGACGACTCCATTGTCCTCTGCAGCGTTACACCGACTGCGACAGCGAACCCTTCCGGAGACGAAGCAGCCACCGGTTTCCTAGGGAGGAGCCTGTCGGCGACTTCGAAACTCTGCCGGAAATTCTCGTGGCTGAGGTCGACATCGTCGCGGGCGTCGTCGGAGGCCGAGGACCCTACAATCTCCGCCCGTGACGCTCGGAAAATCACCGCCAAGCTTCAACGGACGAGATCCAGCGCTCAGCAAGCTCTCAAAGGATTGAGATTCATCAGAAAAACCACGGGAGCATCAGACGCGGACGAGCTCTGGAAGAAGGTAGAGTCAAGGTTCAAGTCTCTGGCCAAGGACGGCTTGCTCTCCAGAGAAGACTTCGGCGAATGCATAG GAATGGTCGACTCCAAGGAGTTCGCAGTTGGGATCTTTGATGCATTGGCCAGAAGGAGACGACAAAAGATGGGAAGGATTACCAAAGAAGAGCTTCGCGACTTCTGGTTACAGATTTCAGACCAAAGCTTCGACGCCCGTCTTCAGATATTCTTCGACAT GGCTGATAGCAACGCTGATGGAAGAATCACCAGGAAGGAAGTGCAGGAG CTCATAATGCTAAGTGCTTCTGCAAACAAGCTGTCCAAGTTGAAAGAACAAGCTGCAGAGTACGCCTCCCTGATAATGGAAGAATTAGACCCTGAAAATCTTGGGTACATCGAG CTATGGCAGCTGGAAACGCTCCTTCTACAAAGAGACACCTACATGAACTACAGCAGAGAGCTGAGCACCGCCAGTACTGTAGCATGGAGTCAGAATGTAAGCCCCTTTAGGCCCAAGAACGTGATGCGTAGGGTCAGTTTTACAGTCAGGTGTGTCCTCATAGAGAACTGGCAAAGGACTTGGATCATATTGTTGTGGGTGATGGCGATGGGCGGGCTCTTTGCTTGGAAATTGAACCAATACAGGAACAGGGCAGCATTCCAAGTCATGGGTTATTGCTTGGCCGCTGCCAAAGGGGCGGCCGAGACTCTAAAGCTCAACATGGCCCTCATCCTCTTGCCAGTTTGTCGAAACATGTTGACCTGGCTTCGTTCCACTAGAGCTAGGCTGTTCATTCCCTTCGACGATAACATCAATTTTCACAAG ATAATTGCATGTGCTATAGCCATTGGAGTCCTGGTACATGCGGGGACCCACCTGGCTTGTGATTTTCCTCGTCTGGTGAACTCATCCCAAGAAAAATTTGATCTTATATCCTCTGATTTCAATCACAAAAAGCCCACTTACAGAGACCTTTTGGGGGGTGTGGAAGGAGTGACGGGGATTTCCATGGTGATTTTAATGGCCATCTCGTTCACGTTAGCCACACACCGCTTCCGGAAAAATGTGGTGAGGCTGTCAGCACCCTTCAACCGACTGACTGGCTTTAATGCATTCTGGTATTCTCATCATCTTCTTGGTGTCGTCTACATTTTGTTACTGGTCCATGGGACCTTCGTGTTCTTGGTCCACCAGTGGTACGAGAAAACG ACATGGATGTACATCTCTGTTCCATTCTTGCTTTATGTAGCTGAGCGGAGCCTTAGAACATGTAGATCAGAGCATTATTCTGTTAAAATATTGAAG GTTTCAGTACTACCAGGAGCTGTCCTCAGCCTAATCATGTCCAAGCCAAATGGATTTAAGTACAAAAGCGGGCAATATATATTTCTACAATGCCCAGCAATCTCGTCATTTGAATG GCATCCATTCACCATTACTTCTGCTCCAGGAGATGACCACCTCAGTGTTCACATACGGACAGTGGGAGACTGGACCCAAGAACTGAAGAGAGTATTCACTGAGAGTAATAATTCACGGTCTGTGATTGGAAGAGCCAAGTTCAATCAACTTGGGCACATTGATCAGAGAGG TCTCCCCAGATTGCTGGTTGATGGTCCCTATGGAGCTCCAGCACAGGACTACCTAAATTACGATGTCTTACTCCTTGTAGGACTGGGAATTGGAGCTACACCTTTTATAAGCATCCTCAGAGATCTTTTGAACAATACAAGAACAGAAGAGCAAACA GACTCAACCACAGACATCAGCAGATCAGAGGATAGTCTGAATAGTTTTACATCTTCAAACTCAACACTGGGTACACTGGGTGGAAAGAAGAAATCACAGAGGACTACAAGTGCTCATTTCTACTGGGTTACCAGAGAACATGGGTCATTCGACTGGTTTAAAGGAGTAATGAATGAAGTAGCAGAAATGGATCTCAAA GGCCAGATTGAGATGCACAATTACCTTACAAGTGTCTATGAAGAGGGTGATGCAAGATCAACCCTGCTCACCATGGTCCAAGCTATCAAGCATGCGAAACATGGTGTCGACATCCTATCAGGCACCCGA GTAAGGACACACTTTGCAAGGCCAAATTGGAAGGAAGTGTTCACAAAAATAGCTTCAAAGCATCCAAATGCCACAGTag GGGTGTTCTATTGTGGGATGCCAGTGTTGGCAAAGGATCTAAAGAAGCTATCACAGGAGCTCACTCATAAGACATCAACCCGCTTCGAGTTCCACAAGGAGTATTTCTGA
- the LOC100266386 gene encoding respiratory burst oxidase homolog protein E isoform X2, which translates to MRTPSPGSSSKRSNYSRTYDFPEELVDSGDYAVGGAMLPIFLNDLRPNHRQDLVEVTLELEDDSIVLCSVTPTATANPSGDEAATGFLGRSLSATSKLCRKFSWLRSTSSRASSEAEDPTISARDARKITAKLQRTRSSAQQALKGLRFIRKTTGASDADELWKKVESRFKSLAKDGLLSREDFGECIGMVDSKEFAVGIFDALARRRRQKMGRITKEELRDFWLQISDQSFDARLQIFFDMADSNADGRITRKEVQELIMLSASANKLSKLKEQAAEYASLIMEELDPENLGYIELWQLETLLLQRDTYMNYSRELSTASTVAWSQNVSPFRPKNVMRRVSFTVRCVLIENWQRTWIILLWVMAMGGLFAWKLNQYRNRAAFQVMGYCLAAAKGAAETLKLNMALILLPVCRNMLTWLRSTRARLFIPFDDNINFHKIIACAIAIGVLVHAGTHLACDFPRLVNSSQEKFDLISSDFNHKKPTYRDLLGGVEGVTGISMVILMAISFTLATHRFRKNVVRLSAPFNRLTGFNAFWYSHHLLGVVYILLLVHGTFVFLVHQWYEKTTWMYISVPFLLYVAERSLRTCRSEHYSVKILKVSVLPGAVLSLIMSKPNGFKYKSGQYIFLQCPAISSFEWHPFTITSAPGDDHLSVHIRTVGDWTQELKRVFTESNNSRSVIGRAKFNQLGHIDQRGLPRLLVDGPYGAPAQDYLNYDVLLLVGLGIGATPFISILRDLLNNTRTEEQTDSTTDISRSEDSLNSFTSSNSTLGTLGGKKKSQRTTSAHFYWVTREHGSFDWFKGVMNEVAEMDLKGQIEMHNYLTSVYEEGDARSTLLTMVQAIKHAKHGVDILSGTRVRTHFARPNWKEVFTKIASKHPNATGCSIVGCQCWQRI; encoded by the exons ATGAGGACGCCGTCGCCTGGAAGCAGTTCCAAGAGGTCGAATTATAGCCGCACGTACGATTTCCCGGAGGAACTGGTGGATTCCGGCGACTATGCCGTCGGGGGAGCAATGCTGCCTATCTTCCTCAACGACCTCAGACCAAACCACCGGCAAGATTTAGTTGAAGTGACATTGGAGCTGGAAGACGACTCCATTGTCCTCTGCAGCGTTACACCGACTGCGACAGCGAACCCTTCCGGAGACGAAGCAGCCACCGGTTTCCTAGGGAGGAGCCTGTCGGCGACTTCGAAACTCTGCCGGAAATTCTCGTGGCTGAGGTCGACATCGTCGCGGGCGTCGTCGGAGGCCGAGGACCCTACAATCTCCGCCCGTGACGCTCGGAAAATCACCGCCAAGCTTCAACGGACGAGATCCAGCGCTCAGCAAGCTCTCAAAGGATTGAGATTCATCAGAAAAACCACGGGAGCATCAGACGCGGACGAGCTCTGGAAGAAGGTAGAGTCAAGGTTCAAGTCTCTGGCCAAGGACGGCTTGCTCTCCAGAGAAGACTTCGGCGAATGCATAG GAATGGTCGACTCCAAGGAGTTCGCAGTTGGGATCTTTGATGCATTGGCCAGAAGGAGACGACAAAAGATGGGAAGGATTACCAAAGAAGAGCTTCGCGACTTCTGGTTACAGATTTCAGACCAAAGCTTCGACGCCCGTCTTCAGATATTCTTCGACAT GGCTGATAGCAACGCTGATGGAAGAATCACCAGGAAGGAAGTGCAGGAG CTCATAATGCTAAGTGCTTCTGCAAACAAGCTGTCCAAGTTGAAAGAACAAGCTGCAGAGTACGCCTCCCTGATAATGGAAGAATTAGACCCTGAAAATCTTGGGTACATCGAG CTATGGCAGCTGGAAACGCTCCTTCTACAAAGAGACACCTACATGAACTACAGCAGAGAGCTGAGCACCGCCAGTACTGTAGCATGGAGTCAGAATGTAAGCCCCTTTAGGCCCAAGAACGTGATGCGTAGGGTCAGTTTTACAGTCAGGTGTGTCCTCATAGAGAACTGGCAAAGGACTTGGATCATATTGTTGTGGGTGATGGCGATGGGCGGGCTCTTTGCTTGGAAATTGAACCAATACAGGAACAGGGCAGCATTCCAAGTCATGGGTTATTGCTTGGCCGCTGCCAAAGGGGCGGCCGAGACTCTAAAGCTCAACATGGCCCTCATCCTCTTGCCAGTTTGTCGAAACATGTTGACCTGGCTTCGTTCCACTAGAGCTAGGCTGTTCATTCCCTTCGACGATAACATCAATTTTCACAAG ATAATTGCATGTGCTATAGCCATTGGAGTCCTGGTACATGCGGGGACCCACCTGGCTTGTGATTTTCCTCGTCTGGTGAACTCATCCCAAGAAAAATTTGATCTTATATCCTCTGATTTCAATCACAAAAAGCCCACTTACAGAGACCTTTTGGGGGGTGTGGAAGGAGTGACGGGGATTTCCATGGTGATTTTAATGGCCATCTCGTTCACGTTAGCCACACACCGCTTCCGGAAAAATGTGGTGAGGCTGTCAGCACCCTTCAACCGACTGACTGGCTTTAATGCATTCTGGTATTCTCATCATCTTCTTGGTGTCGTCTACATTTTGTTACTGGTCCATGGGACCTTCGTGTTCTTGGTCCACCAGTGGTACGAGAAAACG ACATGGATGTACATCTCTGTTCCATTCTTGCTTTATGTAGCTGAGCGGAGCCTTAGAACATGTAGATCAGAGCATTATTCTGTTAAAATATTGAAG GTTTCAGTACTACCAGGAGCTGTCCTCAGCCTAATCATGTCCAAGCCAAATGGATTTAAGTACAAAAGCGGGCAATATATATTTCTACAATGCCCAGCAATCTCGTCATTTGAATG GCATCCATTCACCATTACTTCTGCTCCAGGAGATGACCACCTCAGTGTTCACATACGGACAGTGGGAGACTGGACCCAAGAACTGAAGAGAGTATTCACTGAGAGTAATAATTCACGGTCTGTGATTGGAAGAGCCAAGTTCAATCAACTTGGGCACATTGATCAGAGAGG TCTCCCCAGATTGCTGGTTGATGGTCCCTATGGAGCTCCAGCACAGGACTACCTAAATTACGATGTCTTACTCCTTGTAGGACTGGGAATTGGAGCTACACCTTTTATAAGCATCCTCAGAGATCTTTTGAACAATACAAGAACAGAAGAGCAAACA GACTCAACCACAGACATCAGCAGATCAGAGGATAGTCTGAATAGTTTTACATCTTCAAACTCAACACTGGGTACACTGGGTGGAAAGAAGAAATCACAGAGGACTACAAGTGCTCATTTCTACTGGGTTACCAGAGAACATGGGTCATTCGACTGGTTTAAAGGAGTAATGAATGAAGTAGCAGAAATGGATCTCAAA GGCCAGATTGAGATGCACAATTACCTTACAAGTGTCTATGAAGAGGGTGATGCAAGATCAACCCTGCTCACCATGGTCCAAGCTATCAAGCATGCGAAACATGGTGTCGACATCCTATCAGGCACCCGA GTAAGGACACACTTTGCAAGGCCAAATTGGAAGGAAGTGTTCACAAAAATAGCTTCAAAGCATCCAAATGCCACA GGGTGTTCTATTGTGGGATGCCAGTGTTGGCAAAGGATCTAA
- the LOC100256162 gene encoding uncharacterized protein LOC100256162, with product MDGLQQLLRKASRDYQSASRSLSESGGGGGGGGGVSALSSEQSGVLVTRAPRQAVSLWTCSKLCAVFFVAGVVVGYTLKRRVRRWASKLLRRLKDD from the exons ATGGACGGATTGCAGCAACTGCTTCGTAAGGCTTCCAGAGACTATCAATCCGCCTCCAGATCTTTATCTGAgagtggaggaggaggaggaggaggaggaggagttTCTGCTTTGTCTTCTGAACAGTCTGGGGTTTTGGTTACCAGAGCTCCCAG GCAGGCGGTATCATTATGGACGTGTTCAAAGCTTTGTGCAGTTTTCTTCGTTGCTGGAGTTGTTGTTGGTTATACGCTGAAGAGACGTGTTCGTCGCTGGGCCTCCAAGCTTCTCAGAAGATTGAAGGATGACTGA
- the LOC100250698 gene encoding peroxiredoxin Q, whose amino-acid sequence MASLFLPKHSLPSLLSTQIPKTPSLHSLPLVSKSSHSQFYGLTFSSSPSLPLPSSSSPKKASIFAKVSKGQVPPPFTLKDQDGKTVSLSKFKGKPVVVYFYPADETPGCTKQACAFRDSYEKFKKAGAQVVGISGDDPSSHKAFAKKYRLPFTLLSDDGNKVRKDWGVPADLFGTLPGRQTYVLDKKGVVQLIYNNQFQPEKHIDETLKLLQTL is encoded by the exons ATGGCTTCCCTCTTCCTCCCCAAGCATTCTCTTCCCTCTCTCCTCTCCACTCAAATTCCCAAAACCCCATCTCTCCACTCCCTTCCACTTGTCTCCAAATCATCACATTCTCAATTTTATGGTCTCACCTTCTCTTCTTCGCCCTCTCTTCCActtccttcttcttcctctccaAAGAAGGCTTCCATTTTTGCTAAG GTTTCCAAAGGCCAAGTGCCCCCACCCTTCACTTTGAAAGACCAGGATGGGAAGACCGTGAGCCTCTCCAAGTTCAAAGGGAAGCCTGTGGTGGTCTATTTCTACCCTGCTGATGAAACTCCAGGATGCACCAAACAG GCATGTGCTTTCAGGGACTCTTATGAGAAATTCAAGAAAGCAGGAGCCCAGGTTGTGGGCATTAGTGGTGATGACCCATCATCACACAAg GCATTTGCAAAGAAATACAGACTTCCATTCACATTGCTGAGCGATGACGGAAACAAGGTGAGGAAAGATTGGGGAGTGCCGGCAGATCTGTTTGGAACATTGCCCGGGAGACAAACTTATGTTCTTGACAAGAAGGGAGTGGTTCAGCTCATCTACAATAATCAGTTCCAACCCGAAAAGCATATCGATGAGACCTTGAAACTACTTCAAACCCTTTGA
- the LOC100261179 gene encoding probable flavin-containing monooxygenase 1: protein MAGQQNHVISSRIGIIGGGISGIAAAKQLSSYNPVVFEATDSIGGVWKHCSYNSTKLQSLRCDYEFSDYPWPERDNSSFPSHTQILDYLHSYATYFDLLKFVRFNSKVVELRFVGDRDATDADGRPGEYGSLLAGRPVWEVAVQTNQSQDVQWYSFEFVVVCIGKYGDIPKMPAFPRNKGPEIFQGQVLHSLDYSKLDQEGVTNLLKGKRVAVVGYKKSAIDVAAECAEANQGPEGQPCTMVIRTLHWTVPHYWVWGLPFSWFYSTRFSQFFHERPDQGMLRSLFCHLLSPMRQAVSKFIESYLAWKLPLRKYGLKPDHPFEEDYASCQMAILPDNFFSEADKGNIMFKRASKWWFWNGGIQFEDDTKLEADVVVLATGFDGKKKLKDILPEPFRSVIESPSGVMPLYRSTIHPLIPNMAFVGYVESVANLHTAELRSKWLARLVDDHFKLPSVEKMIEKTNNETEVMKKTTRFYKRGCISTYSINHSDEICEEMGWTSWRKKSWLSEAFSPYNSEDYGEEK from the exons ATGGCTGGCCAGCAAAACCATGTCATTTCCTCTAGAATTGGGATTATTGGAGGTGGTATCAGCGGTATAGCTGCTGCCAAACAGCTTTCCTCTTACAACCCAGTAGTTTTTGAGGCTACCGACTCCATTGGAGGAGTTTGGAAGCACTGTTCTTATAATTCTACCAAGCTTCAGAGCCTTCGTTGTGATTATGAGTTTTCGGATTATCCCTGGCCCGAGAGAGATAACTCCAGCTTTCCTTCTCATACTCAGATACTGGATTACTTGCATTCTTATGCTACCTACTTCGATTTGCTCAAGTTCGTAAGGTTTAATTCAAAGGTGGTGGAGCTCCGGTTCGTTGGGGACCGGGACGCCACTGATGCTGACGGCAGACCAGGGGAGTATGGGAGTTTGTTGGCCGGGCGGCCGGTTTGGGAGGTTGCTGTCCAGACCAACCAATCCCAGGATGTGCAG TGGTATTCCTTCGAGTTTGTGGTAGTGTGCATCGGCAAGTACGGTGACATACCCAAAATGCCAGCTTTTCCACGCAATAAAGGTCCTGAAATATTCCAAGGCCAGGTCCTGCATTCTCTTGATTACTCCAAACTCGACCAAGAAGGGGTTACTAATCTTCTCAAAGGAAAGAGGGTTGCAGTGGTTGGCTACAAGAAATCCGCCATTGATGTAGCTGCTGAATGCGCAGAGGCAAATCAAG GGCCAGAAGGGCAGCCGTGCACCATGGTGATAAGGACTTTGCATTGGACCGTTCCTCATTACTGGGTTTGGGGTCTGCCATTTTCCTGGTTCTATTCAACAAGGTTTTCTCAGTTCTTCCATGAAAGGCCTGATCAAGGCATGCTCAGGAGTCTCTTTTGCCACCTTTTATCTCCAATG AGGCAAGCAGTTTCCAAGTTCATCGAGTCCTATCTGGCGTGGAAGCTTCCACTGCGGAAGTATGGACTGAAACCGGATCACCCATTTGAGGAAGACTATGCATCCTGTCAAATGGCTATCCTTCCAGATAATTTCTTCTCGGAGGCTGATAAGGGAAACATCATGTTTAAGAGAGCCTCAAAATGGTGGTTTTGGAATGGAGGAATTCAGTTTGAGGACGACACCAAGTTGGAGGCTGATGTTGTAGTTCTGGCAACTGGTTTTGATGGGAAGAAAAAGCTCAAAGATATATTGCCTGAGCCTTTCCGTAGTGTAATAGAATCTCCTTCTGGTGTTATGCCCTTATACAG GAGCACCATACATCCTTTGATTCCCAACATGGCTTTTGTGGGTTATGTTGAGAGCGTGGCAAACCTGCACACAGCAGAGCTACGCTCCAAATGGCTGGCACGGCTTGTGGACGATCACTTTAAGCTCCCCAGTGTGGAGAAGATGATAGAGAAAACGAACAATGAAACTGAAGTTATGAAGAAGACCACCAGATTCTACAAGAGGGGATGCATTTCCACTTACAGTATCAACCACAGTGATGAAATTTGTGAAGAGATGGGATGGACATCATGGAGGAAGAAAAGCTGGTTATCAGAAGCATTTAGTCCTTATAACAGTGAAGACTACGGGGAGGAAAAATGA
- the LOC100245572 gene encoding uncharacterized protein LOC100245572, which yields MAVKVLDYPLDALAFNYVSFGFFALVNNLWTWVAVVTAAVSFWSIRIRAAASAGAVLSPLKSEPPELHDRETDASSAPSTLKEDPAPSTVPAVVAAGGGGVTKGKFTVYYENDRKSDGEVALAGPWAASDCDVDGDCGEWSQWWEGVMKTRMGELGWYSCQDRTVLNGSVVRFWDGRGRRRSVTGGLLL from the coding sequence ATGGCTGTGAAGGTACTGGATTATCCGCTTGATGCTCTAGCCTTCAACTATGTCAGCTTCGGATTCTTCGCCCTAGTTAATAATTTATGGACATGGGTAGCCGTCGTCACCGCCGCCGTCAGTTTCTGGAGCATCAGAATCAGAGCCGCAGCTTCCGCCGGTGCTGTCTTATCGCCTCTCAAGTCGGAACCACCAGAGCTTCACGATCGGGAAACAGACGCTTCGTCAGCTCCGTCGACATTGAAGGAGGACCCAGCTCCCTCGACGGTTCCCGCGGTTGTGGCCGCCGGAGGCGGAGGAGTGACGAAAGGGAAGTTCACTGTGTATTACGAAAATGACCGGAAAAGCGACGGCGAGGTAGCACTGGCCGGACCTTGGGCCGCCTCCGACTGTGACGTTGACGGAGACTGTGGAGAGTGGAGCCAGTGGTGGGAGGGAGTGATGAAGACGAGAATGGGGGAGTTGGGGTGGTACAGTTGCCAGGATCGGACGGTGCTGAATGGAAGCGTGGTGAGATTTTGGGACGGCCGTGGACGGAGACGTTCCGTCACAGGTGGACTTCTGTTGTAG